A window of Nodosilinea sp. PGN35 genomic DNA:
TCAGCTGAGCCAGGTCTTCAATGGAATAGATATCGTGGTGGGGCGGCGGTGAGATCAGAGCCACGCCGGGTTTTGAGCGCCGCAGCATGGCGATGTAGGGGCTGACTTTTTTGCCGGGCAGTTGGCCGCCTTCGCCGGGCTTGGCCCCCTGGGCCAGCTTGATTTCGATCTGATCGGCGTGCATCAGGTACTCAGGGGTGACCCCAAAACGGCCCGAGGCCACCTGCTTGATAGCGGAACTGGCGGTGTCGCCGTTCTTTAGCCCCCGCAGGTGGGAAAAGGTGGGGGAATTGCCCTCGCCGTCCACATCGGAGAGTACTTTGAAGCGCACCGGGTCTTCGCCCCCCTCCCCGGAGTTGGACTTGCCGCCGATGCGGTTCATGGCGATCGCCAATACTTCGTGGGCCTCGCGGGACAGCGCCCCCAGGGACATGCCCCCAGTGCAGAAGCGGCGCATAATCGCCGCTGCCGACTCCACCTGGTCGATGGAAATGGGCGAGCGATCGCTCTCAAAGTCCAGCAGATCCCGCAGAGCGGTGACCGGGCGATTTTCAAGCTGGGCCCGGTACAGCTCGTAGTGGTCGTACTGGCGATCGGCCACGGCTTTGTGCAGCAGCTTGCTCATGGCCGGGTTGTTCATGTGGTACTCGCCGCTGGGCCGCGACTGCACAAAGCCCATGTTTTGCAGGCGCTTGACGGTCAGCTCTGGGAAGGCCCGCTGGTGGAAGCGAATCGTCTCCTGGGCCAGATCGACGAGGGAAAGGCCGCCCAGCCGCGAAGTGGTGCCCCGAAAGGCCAAATCCAGCAGGTCGGGGCCGATGCCAATGGCTTCAAAAATCTGCGCCCCTCGGTAGCTGGTAATCAGCGAGATGCCCATTTTGGAGAGAATTTTCAGCAACCCTGCATCCACCGCCTTGCGATAGTTGTCCTGGGCACCGTTGAGGGTGGTCACCGGCAGTTTGCCGGTCTCCATCAGCTTTTGGGTGCGGCTGTCGGCCCACCAGTGGCGCACCGACTCCAGCGCCAGGTAGGGGCATACGGCGCTGGCCCCGTAGCCAATTAGGCAGGCAAAGTGGTGAGTGCTCCAGACCTGGGCCGTATCGGCCACCAGGGAGGCCCGCATGCGCAGCCCGTTGCGAATCAGGTGGTGGTGCACAGCCCCCACCGCCAGCAGGGGAGGAATATAGCTCATCTCCGCCCTGAGGGGAGCGGGGTTGCCCTGCCCATCGACGCGATCGCTCAGCACCAGAATTGTCTGGCCGTCCTTGACCGCCGCGTCAGCGCGATCGCACAGCTCCGCCACCGCCTTAGCTAAACCAGCCGGGCCATCGGCGATGGAGTACAGCGTCGAAATTGTCGTCGCGGCAAACCCCGAGCGGCGGATCTGCTCCAGCTCCACCTCATTGATCACCGGACTTTCTAGATTCAGCAGGCGGGCGTATTCGGGCTTTTCGTCCAGCAAGTTGCCCTGGGCCCCAAGCTGGGTGGTCAACGACATCACCAGCCGCTCCCGCAGGGGGTCAATGGCCGGGTTGGTCACCTGGGCAAAGCGCTGCTTGAAATAGTCGTAGAGCAGGTGGGGCTTGTCGGAGAGCACCGCGTGGGGAGTGTCGTCGCCCATGCAGTAGGTGGGCTCCTTGCCCTGGGCCGCCATGTCCTGGATGATCATGTCCACGTCTTCGACGGTGTAGCCAAAGGCGCTCTGCTGGCGCAGCAGATCCTCCCCAGAGTAGAGGGTGACTTCGCTAAACAGCTGAGGTTGAATGTCCGCCCGGTGATCCTTCAACCACTGGCCGTAGGGCTGCCGGGTGGCCACCCGCTGCTTAATGTCCCAGTTCTTGAGAATCTCGTTGGTGTGCAGATCCACGGAGATCATCTGGCCGGGGCCGAGCCGCCCCTTCTCCACAATGTCCCCTGGGGCCACCTCCAGCACTCCGGCCTCCGAAGACACCATCAGCAGATCATCGTTAGTGATCACGTAGCGGGCCGGGCGCAGACCGTTGCGATCCAGGGTGGCCCCCACCTGGGTGCCGTCACTAAAGACAATCAGAGCCGGGCCGTCCCAAGGCTCCTGCAACCCGCTGTAATAATCGTAAAAGTTGATGATTTCGGGATGGGCGTCTAGCTCAGGCTGGTTGTGGTAAGCCTCGGGCACCATCATCATCAGGGCTTCCTGGGGAGAACGGCCCGATCGCACCAGCAGCTCCATAACGTTGTCGAGGTTGGCAGAGTCGCTGTTCTCGGCGTTGACGATGGGCTTGAGCAGCTCAAAGCGATCGCCCCACGCCGGATGGTAGAGATCCGCCTGGCGGGCCATCATCCAGTTGATATTGCCCACCAGGGTGTTGATTTCGCCGTTGTGGCCCAGCAGCCGCATGGGGTGGGCCAGGGGCCACTTGGGCATGGTGTTGGTGCTAAACCGGCGGTGATACACCGCAAAGGGACTGACGTAGGCGGGGTCACGCAGATCGTCGTAGAACGCCTTCAGCACCGCCGATCGCACCATGCCCTTGTACACAATCGTGCGACAGGAACAGGAACACACGTAAAAATCCTTTAGCTCGGCCACAGCGGTTGGCCCCAAATCGCCAGGAGCAATGGCCGCCTTGGCCACCAAATGCAGCACCTGACGACGCACCAGGTACAGCCGCCGCT
This region includes:
- the gltB gene encoding glutamate synthase large subunit, with the translated sequence MGRTPVNQPYQPQQHSRSEWPNWGPKSLVEERDACGVGFLADRQNRASHALVAKALAALDCMEHRGGCCADQDSGDGAGVMTAIPWAVLNRWAGEQGDGALDSQRTGVAMIFLPGHDEAAAFVRHTFEQVVRGEGLSVVGWRAVPVRPEVLGALAKQFQPRIEQLIIASATEAGEDLERRLYLVRRQVLHLVAKAAIAPGDLGPTAVAELKDFYVCSCSCRTIVYKGMVRSAVLKAFYDDLRDPAYVSPFAVYHRRFSTNTMPKWPLAHPMRLLGHNGEINTLVGNINWMMARQADLYHPAWGDRFELLKPIVNAENSDSANLDNVMELLVRSGRSPQEALMMMVPEAYHNQPELDAHPEIINFYDYYSGLQEPWDGPALIVFSDGTQVGATLDRNGLRPARYVITNDDLLMVSSEAGVLEVAPGDIVEKGRLGPGQMISVDLHTNEILKNWDIKQRVATRQPYGQWLKDHRADIQPQLFSEVTLYSGEDLLRQQSAFGYTVEDVDMIIQDMAAQGKEPTYCMGDDTPHAVLSDKPHLLYDYFKQRFAQVTNPAIDPLRERLVMSLTTQLGAQGNLLDEKPEYARLLNLESPVINEVELEQIRRSGFAATTISTLYSIADGPAGLAKAVAELCDRADAAVKDGQTILVLSDRVDGQGNPAPLRAEMSYIPPLLAVGAVHHHLIRNGLRMRASLVADTAQVWSTHHFACLIGYGASAVCPYLALESVRHWWADSRTQKLMETGKLPVTTLNGAQDNYRKAVDAGLLKILSKMGISLITSYRGAQIFEAIGIGPDLLDLAFRGTTSRLGGLSLVDLAQETIRFHQRAFPELTVKRLQNMGFVQSRPSGEYHMNNPAMSKLLHKAVADRQYDHYELYRAQLENRPVTALRDLLDFESDRSPISIDQVESAAAIMRRFCTGGMSLGALSREAHEVLAIAMNRIGGKSNSGEGGEDPVRFKVLSDVDGEGNSPTFSHLRGLKNGDTASSAIKQVASGRFGVTPEYLMHADQIEIKLAQGAKPGEGGQLPGKKVSPYIAMLRRSKPGVALISPPPHHDIYSIEDLAQLIFDLHQINPKAGVSVKLVSEVGIGTIAAGVAKANADVIQVSGHDGGTGASPLSSIKHAGVPWELGLTEVHKVLMDNALRDRVTLRVDGGLKTGWDVVMGALMGAEEFGFGSIAMIAEGCIMARVCHTNNCPVGVATQKEELRQRFTGVPEHVVNFFYYIAEEVRSLLARLGYRSLLDIVGRADLLKPRQGVSLAKTQGLDLSTLMNLPDGQGDRSWLTHEPVHSNGPVLDDEILADADVQTAIQNQGTVAKTYSVVTTDRTLGARVAGAIAEKYGNSGFEGQLNLTFEGSAGQSFGAFNLPGMTLTLVGEANDYVGKGLHGGEIVVKPPAGITYDPSTNVIVGNTCLYGATGGTLYALGTAGERFAVRNSKGQAVIEGAGDHCCEYMTGGVVVVLGSVGRNVGAGMTGGLGYFLDETGGFPVRVNPEIVKVQRVITPAGEAQLRSLIEAHLAHTGSPKAEKILANWSEYLPQFWQIVPPSEADTPEANPDPTEAAKVLSPSQS